The genomic interval AACTGGCCGAGGCCCGGGAAGCCTGGCGTCGGCAGATGCCGGCGCTGCTTCCGGCCGATGGCGTGATCGTATCGGGCTTCGGGATGCGCCTGCATCCCATCCTGCGCGTGCGCAAAATGCACGAGGGGATCGACATCCTGCTTCCCTACGGCTCGCCCGTCTATGCGCCGGGCGACGGCATCGTGCGCGAAACCGGCCGTAGCGCCGGCTACGGCCTCTACATCATTCTGGAGCATCCGGCCACCGGCTACCAGACGCTCTACGGCCATCTGTCGAAGATTCTGGTACGACGCGGGCAGAAAGTGCAGCGGGGCGACCAGATTGCCCTCAGCGGCAACTCGGGCCGCTCGACCGGCCCTCACCTGCATTACGAAGTACGCGACAGCCGGGGCCGCGCCCTGAATCCCCTGCAGTTCGTAGCCCCCAGCATGACCCCCCACCAGTATCAGCAGCTGCTCGAAGCCGCCGAAAACTCCAGAATTTCGCTGGACTGAAATTTCATCTCGACCACCCGCGGCGGGAACTCTTGTCAACTTTCGCCGATAGGGAAAAAAGCCGATATAAGCAAGCGTAACCTCTTGCATTTTTCGGGTCGGTGTGCTATCGTGCCGGCCCGTAGAAGGGAAAGGAAAGCGATTGTCTCAACCAAACCTGTGTGCCGACGATGGGGTACTGGACGCTTGAGCTGGCCTCCTACCTGGAGGAC from Rhodothermus marinus carries:
- a CDS encoding M23 family metallopeptidase: MPKNRYYYFDHTTCSFVEVRPHPLRRLLVLASLVVFLLGAGGLLFWYYTGRLATPRELALEAENEALRTQLSRLSKKLDQFSARLNELAAHDQSLYRTLLDAEPISEDVWQVGVGGTDTYAAFDRFSKPTATLLRETAQKLDALERRIALQNASYRELVKLAEAREAWRRQMPALLPADGVIVSGFGMRLHPILRVRKMHEGIDILLPYGSPVYAPGDGIVRETGRSAGYGLYIILEHPATGYQTLYGHLSKILVRRGQKVQRGDQIALSGNSGRSTGPHLHYEVRDSRGRALNPLQFVAPSMTPHQYQQLLEAAENSRISLD